Within the Borrelia miyamotoi genome, the region TCCCAAACAAAAACCTAATCCTATTCCCAAACAACAACCTAATCCATATAGCTCCCCCCAATTAATGGAAACAAAAAGCAACCCCTATGCACTTGCAGCAGGAATAGGCACTGGAAATCCTTTAGTTAACATTTTAATCTCGATCCCATACATAGACATAGATTTTGGATATGGAGGCTTTCTGTACTTCAAATCTGAAAATTTTCACCCCTACATTTTAATAGGAATCGATCTAATTTTCAAACAACAAATAGGAAATTCTTTAATAGTTGGAGGGGGCTTCGGAATTGACACAGACTGGTCACAAGCAAATTTAACTGTTCCTGGAACTACACAACCTTCTCCTTATGAAAGGATAGGAATAGCGACCAGATTACCCATATCAATAGAATATAAAATTCTACAAAATTTATCATTAGGACTTAAAATTTGTTCCACAGTTGGTTCAACAATATTTCTCACAAAACCAACAATAGTATTCGAAGGAATGAGATTTAAATTTTTCGCAATCGGATTTATCAGAGTTTTCATGTAAACAATGAATTCTTACTTAAGTCAAAAGATCAATATTTTGCTATAAAGAGATTGCAACAAAAATTTCTCCATTCCCATGAATTAATAATCCTTCATTATAGTCCCCTACAAATAGGCTTTCTCCTTTTTGAAGAAAAAAGTCATCGTTGATATAAATTTCTCCATTCATAACCAACAATATCATTACACTATCTCTTTAAAATAAATCTTTCCATCTATATATCTTTGAAATAAACTTAAATTAATACCTGGAAGATTAAACACATTAAAACCATCAAGGTTTTCACCCCTTAATAATGAAAATATTCCCTCTTCAAACCTACCAAACCTAAGCATTTCCCCCTTGTCAATGTATCTAACAGTAAGACCTGCCCTAATCATATTGTCAGAATTAGTCATAAGCTCAAGACACTCACCTTTAAGATAAGCATAAACTTCTTGACTATTTATATAAAACACTTGACCTGGATTTAATTTAAAAATACGCATTCTTAAAAACACTAAAAGATCAATATCTGATCCATAAACCCTATCAATCTCATTAAACCAATAAGATCTAAAACTATCTATAGAATATAAATTTATTTGCACTTTATCAATGACATCTTCAATTTCAAACTTTTTCAAACTAAATATATTCTTTATAAATTCATTATGCGTTGTAAAATGAAAATCCAATTTCAACTTTCCATATATATTTTTGATTTCAAAGAGAGGTAAAAAGCCCTTAAGGACATAAAAGTCACTTAAAGCATAAACAAGTTCTATTTTTGGATTTATATCTTTATAAACTCTTTTAAAATCATTAATTTCTATTCCATTTTCATTCTCAAGTTTACAACCTTTTAAAGTAATATCTTTTGAAGGATGTATTTGAATTGATAAAGATCTTTGAACTGAGAGAATCTTAAATAAAAAAACAATTCATTCTCATTGCCCAAAACTCTTTATGATGCTCTAAAAAATTACAAAGAGAAACGCATTGACCATCAACCAATATCTTACTAGAAAATGTCTTATATGCTCCAAGCCATATCTCAGCTTTAGGTAAACCATCTTCTCTTCGTCCTAAAAGAAAAGGAATGAAACTAGTTTCCACCCCCAATCATATTCTTTAACTTCATTTTTCATTAAAAATGTATTGTCACTTCTCATTTAAATTCCTTAATTTTTAAAGACTTAAGAAAGATAACCAAGCTCGTTGCAACCACAATACCAACAAACATTGCAATAATAAATCCCAACTTGTTATTAACCACAGGAAGAACTATTGGGCACTCCATGTGGGGAGCATGATCTGCAACACCTAAGAATGCAGCAATTATACTCGAAACAGCACCTCCAATCACTATTGAAGGCAATACTCTTACAGGAACACTAGCAGCAAAAAGAATAGCGCCTTCACTAATACCAATAAAAGAAAACAAAAACGCTATTTTCCCAGACTCTCGCTCTTCGTCTTCAAACAATTTAGGCATAATAAAAGTAGCAAAACCCATAGCCATAGGAGCAACATGAATAGCTGATGCAACCATGCACATTATTTGTGGAACTGGAGGAATCATACCAACGCCAAAAAAGAATGCAACTTTATTAAAAGGGCCTCCCATATCAATCGATACCATTGCACAAAGTATTAATCCAAGCAATAACTTACTTAAAATGCCATAAATTTCTGAATTAGTCTGAAGTGACTTAAGACCAACCTCAAGGAATGTCATAAATTGCCCAATATAAACACCTCCATAAATCATAAAAAGTCCAATCATAACAGTACTTATTAAAGGAACTATAAAATAGGCATCATGGGACTAATCCATTCAGGAACCTTAAACTTTGCTATCCATCTAGCAATAAACCTGTCATAAACCCCGTCAATATTGCTCTTAGAAATCCTGCTTTAATATCTCTGGCAAGCACCCCCCCCAACCTCAAAAAAAGACCAGGTGCAAGACTCCGGCTTATTAGCAATTGCTATAGCAATAAAACCCGAAAGTATTGGCAACAATCATACTAAAAGATACAGCACCAATATCTATAATTTTTTTATAAAAAGGATACTTATCAAAATTTAAACCATCAGCACCAACTCCTGAAAAGGATATACCAAGAGCTATTAAAATACCACCACTTGCTACAATTGGAACAATAGGAGACACACCACTCATTAAATACTTATAAAAAGTAAATTTATCTATACCAAACTTGTCTTTAACAGCACTAACATTTTTATAATTAAATATTGGAGCATCAAACGATGCTCTGATAACATTATCTACATCACTGATAGCCTTTGTAGTTGAAATCTTATAAACTTTCTTTCCATCAAATCTCTCTCATTAATATCATTATCCACTGCAAGTATTACAACATCAGCAGCTTTTCAATATCTGACTCTGTTAAAGTATTATTAATACCAATAGAATCCTGTGGGTCTCAACTTAAATGCTGTACCCTTGCCTCTTAGATTCAATTTCAAGCTTCTTAACAGCAATATATGTATGTGCAACTCCCACAAAAAAAACACACATACATATACTATTTTGCATGGCTTAGAAACACTTATAACATTATCTGCAGAATTCTCTTCAAGATTTTTTACATAAGAATAAATTTTATCAGGACTATTTAAAACTTTTAAAATATTTTTAAACTCATTGCTTTCAAATAAATTAGCTATAAAAGCTATTGACTTAATATATTCATTATTTGGACGACTTTTTGACATATATATTAAAAATATTAAATTAATAGGTGGATTATCATCAGACCACTTTATATCATTGCTTTATATATAAAGCAATGATATAAAACTTGACTTAATAACATCTCCCATAAAATGAGGAATAGCACCTCCATTTTCCCAAGATGTATCTCCTATTTTTTCTCTCAAGTAGTCCCTGAATAAATTCATTCCTATTATGTATATAACCCTACTTACTTACTTGCTCAACTAAAAAATCAATTGTTTCTTCCTTGAAATTTATTTCATTAGATATAAAAATGAGTTCTTTTTTGAAAAACTCTACAATATAACCTTTAACCCCCTTAAATACTCAACTTAATTCTATCATAGTGGCAAATCATAACCCTTGATTTTAATTTTTCTTTATTTTCAATTTATTTTATATTAATATACACTTGTTTACATTCTTTAAATGAAATACAAAAAGCCCATTATTAAAAGAAAAATTAAAATGATTTTTCTTCAGTAGAGAAAGAATTTATTCTTTATTAAAAATTACATCACGTAACAAAGCCATATATCTTTTGAAAGATATACAAAAAAATCTATATATTATTCAATAACATATTCAAAAACTGAGTATTTATTAATACATTCAATGTTTCTTTTGATTTTGATATTAGATATAATCTTAAATGTAGTAAAGAAATATAATTATGAAAAAAAAGATAAAAATTTTGTTCTGCTTTTACATATTAATTTTATTGGTATTCTTATTTTTATATCAAAATCCAAAAACCTTAAATAATATAAAAGAAATAGCTTCTAGTTATTTAGAAAAACTCAATGAGCAAATTTACGGACCTAAAAGTTCAATCGAATTAAAAGAAGAGCATCTCTTACCAAAAGGCTATCTTACCACTCAAATACTAAATAAAAAATACTACTCTTTAGGATATGCAGAGAGTGCAAGGCAGGCAGAATGGACGGCTTACCACTTAAAAAGAGAAATGATCGAATTGGCCTTAACTTTAGTTAAAGAAAATAAAATCAAACGAAGTAAAAAATTTTTTGAAGATAAAGATATTAAAGGAATTGCTCCCAAGTTAACTGACTACATCAAAAGCGGGTATGACAGGGGGCATATTGTCAGTTCTGCTGACATGTCTTTTTCCAAGAATGCAATGATAGATACATATTTTCTGTCAAACATATCACCTCAACAAAAAGAGTTCAACTCCGGAATCTGGCTTAAGCTTGAAAAATTAGTTAGAAAATGGGCCATCTTAAAAGAAAAGCTTTATATTATTAGTGCAGGAATTTTAACAGAAAATAAGGGATTTATTGGAAAAAATAAGATTCTAATTCCAAAAAATTTCTATAAAATAATACTATCATTAAATAATGACAACTCTTATGACATATTGGCTTTCATCATCCCAAATAAAAAGGCCAAAGATTTAGAATTAAGAAATTATGTTGTGAACGTTAATACAATTGAAAAAAAAACTAAAATAGATTTCTTTGCAAAGCTTGATGCTGGAATAAAAAAAATAATTAAAATGAAAAAAGACATACATTCTTGGAAATTTTGATGAAAATACTCTTTGCAAAATTAAACATTTTCTTGTCAACAATCTCTATATTGGGAATAATTGTTGTATCAATATTCGTATATTACATAAATTTTAATATAAACTTTTACCTCTATCTTATTAAGACCTATAACGAGAACTTCTTGATTTTAGTAGATAAATTTTTCATTTTCAGCACTGGCATCATAGGATCCATTTGGACATACATAAACTATAAAAGAACCAATAACATACAATTCGTATTTTTTTATTGTTTTATTTGTTCTTTTATACTTGAACCTATTTCAATTTTAAAACATTATCTCTTAAGTCACACATTAAGTCTAGAATTTTATTATTTCATGAAATTTTATCACTTAATAAGTATATTTTCATTGCTAAATTTATTTTTTCTAAGCCTATACATATGTGACTTTCAAATAAAATCAATAACTTATACTACTTACTTAATTTTTACTTTTTCAATGCTTTATAGTTCATTAGTACCTATTAACGCTTATGACCAGACAAATTATTTATTATTTCCAACAGAAAATAATAGGTTTTATGTTGATTTAACATCATTACTAATACCAATAAACATTTTGGTAGCATTCTCAAGGAAAAAAAACTTGAACTACCTTTTAATCTTTATATCAATATTTCTAATAGTATTGGGAATTTATCTCAATTCTATAGAAATACCTTACGCCTTCATACCAAGCTTAATAGGAGTTCCAATGTACTTAAGAGAAGCAGGGAAGTTTTTCTTCTATTGGCTATAAACTATACTCATTTAACACAAAAGATAAAGTTGCTACACCTAAAGATAAAAATAAGTTATCGTATTTCTTAAAATCAAAAAGCTCCACAAGCACAGCCCCAATTCCAACAATTGATGCTAACACAAAGTTAGGAAAAAAATAATAAAAAACAATAAACGAAACCAAAAATACAACGACAACACTACCTGAGAATGTTTTATCATTTACAAGTTTAAAAGAAGGAATCATTTTGCCCAAAAGACTTGCAAGTCCATCTCCAATACATGCAGAAAATATCCCAATATAACTAAAAGGCTCAGATATAAAAAAATAAGTATAAAATATACTCATCACCAGAAATATTGGAGAAAAAGAAACCTTGCACGAAGACACCTCTCTAGACTCTAATATTATTTCCGATATACCCTTTAGAAAAAATAAATTTATTTTCATTATTCTAAATATTTCTAAAATTAAGTATACAAATATAAAAAATAAGCTAAATGCAATACCTATCCAAAAATTTACTTTATAAAACAACAAAAAAATTAAAGTAGAAACATGAAAAAATTTCCTATAAATCTCAAATTTAATATTTTTGTCCAAAAAAACTCGATTCAACATTACTTAATTTTCCTTAAAATAATATTAAATCTTAAAAAAGAATTTGCCTTTATAATTCCACCAATGCTTCTCTCTCCATAGGCAAGATTTGGCGGAATTATTATTACTCTCGCCTCTTCCTCGCACACATCTGACAACATTAAATTCCAACCTTTAATCACTTGCCCATCACCCAACCATAAACTCTATTGATTCACATCCCTGTCAATTGAACTGTCAAACTTTACTCAGCTTAGCAAAAAACCCCCATAGTCTACTCTTACAACATTGCCCCTTTTAACACTTCTACCATTACCTTGCTTATTTATCTTGTATAAGATATTATTTTCATCCTTTTAAAAATCTTTGTAATCTTGATCAATTACCTCAAGCTGAGAGGCCACATATTTTTTAGTCTCATTAACCTTCTTTGACTCATAACTTTGCTTTAATTTTAAAAATTCTTCACTGTTAACCTTAAAAGCATTTGCATCCTCACCAACACGATAAATCTTTATTCTTTCTATTTTATCTCCTTGACTTATACTTCGAACCGTATCCATCCCTGAAATTACTTTACCAAAAATTGAATGCTTAAAATCAAGATAAGTAAGATTATCTGCAAGAGTGATAAAAAACTGACTCCCATTGGTGTCAGGACCCGAATTAGCCATAGAAACAATTCCTGACTCATTATGACTACTCAATCTTTTGTTAAATTCATCGGGGAAAAATAACCAGGCCCTCCTCCAGTCCCCGTTCCTGTAGGATCTCCTGTTTGAATAACAACCTCATCAACAACCCTATGAAACATAATATTTTCAAAATAAGGCTGATTTGTAACAAAATTTTTAATAGCGCCTTCACTAAGACCAACAAAATTCATGACTGTTAAAGGTGCATCCTTATAGTAAAGTTCAATTTCTATATTGCCCTTATTTGTACTAATAAATGCAAATATCCCATCTTTTTTCACTAAATCTTTCCTTTTGCTACCACAAGCTACCAGCATTAAAACTAATAAAAAATATAATAAAAACTTATACACAAGTCTATTACCTGAATTAATGTTTCAATAAAGCTATCAACACTTATTTTACAATTTTTCTATGAAAATTGTAAAATAAGCTAGCAATTTACAATCATTAAGTAATACTATTTAATAAAGAAGAGATTTATCAAACTTGGATCTTATCAAATGTTAAATATTAGCAATGAACTCCTTCTAAAATTTTGTAACTTTATATACGAAAACAGCGGGATCAGATTTGATGAAAAAAATGAAATTGTGTTAAAGGGGCGTATTAATGTTGCAATGCAAGAACTTGAAAATATAAATACCCCAAAACAACTATATGACTTAATAAGTTCTGATAAATTTCAAAAAAAATACTTCTTAGATCTTGTTACAACCAACCTAACACAATTCTTTAGAAATAGAGCCCATTTTACAACTTTTGAAAAATTTGTAATTCCAAACTTAGTAAAAATTAAAAACCAAGAAAGCAAAAATAAAATTGTTATATGGTCTGCTGGATGCTCAACAGGAGAAGAACCATATTCTTTGGCATTCGTTCTTAAATCTAATCTCCCAAAAAATTTTGACTTCACTATTATTGCTTCCGATTTAAGTTTAAAGTCTCTAATGAAAGCAAAAGAAGGACATTATAATACAAAAAAATGCGAATACATTCCAACACAATATACAAAATACATCAAACCTCACATGGATGATGGTTACACCGTAATAGAAGATATTAAAAAACACATACGGTTTGACTATCATAATCTAAGTTTTGAAAGTGGTTTTTCAAATATAGATGTTGTTTTCTGCCGAAATGTACTCATATACTTTGATGAAAAATCTAAAATAAAGGTTTTAAAAGAATTTTACGCATCTATGGCTAGTAAAAGTTATTTATTTATTGGACACTCAGAATCACTTTTTGGTCTTAATCTTCCTTTTAAATTTTTAAGAACATCTTGGGCTATAATATACGAAAAAGATGATACAAATCTCCCCCCCAAAAAGTTTCATTTCCAAAGCAGATATAGATTATAATCTGGCACAAAAACCCACAGGAGCAAAGCAAAAGTGCAAATAAAAATTTATGTGCTTATTATTGAAGCTTCTTCTATTAATAGAAAAGCCATATCAGACATTATAAACTCATCTTCAAACCTTGAAGTTATTGCCACTGCAGCTAACAGTGACTTTGCTCTTAAAAAACTTAAAAAACATCCAGATGTAGTACTACTTAGTTTAGAAACAGAAACAATAAAAGAAATTGCTTTCATAAACAAAAAGAAAAATATCATCGACAAGCTTCCTGTTGTTATCCTATCATCATGTCAAGAAATAGCAAAAAATGCACTCTTAAAAGGTGCTAACGATTTCATAATAAAAACTAATAACAAATTAGAATGTATAAAAGATAAAATGATTAATTTACTCTCAGTTTATGGTAACAAAACTATAAAAAACAAAATTATCAGGAATATTAACTTAGAAGTTAAAACAAATAAATCCTTTACAGATAAAAATGAGAAAGAAAAAAATTCAAATACAATAAAACTAACAGATGAAAATTTAATAATTAAAAAAGAAAAAATTGAGAATAAACATTATAATAAAGAAGCAATAATAAATGAAAAAGATTTAAAAAAATTGAAAAGTAAAAAATTCGAAATAGTTGTTATTGGAATATCTACAGGTGGACCTGCAGCACTAAAGAAAATACTACCAGAAATTCCTAATAATTTTCCTGTTCCAATAGTCATTGTTCAACATATGCCAAAAGGATTCACCTCAGAATTTGCAAAAAACCTTAACAATATTTGCAACTTAATTGTAAAAGAAACAACTAATCAAGAAATACTTCAAAAAGGATTCATATACATAAGCTCTGGGGGATACCACACAAGAATAAATAAAATAAATGGAAACTACAAAACAGAAGTTTTTGATGCTGAAAATGTAAACGGTCACAAACCTTCCATCGGGGTACTCTTTAAATCAATATCAGAAAATGTAAAAGAAAAAGCAATAGCTTTAATAATGACTGGAATGGGAAGTGATGGCTCTAGAGAAATTGGAGAAATTAAAAAAGCTGGTGGATTAACCATTGCACAAGATGAGAAAAGTTCAGTAGTTTTTGGAATGCCAAAAATAGCAATAGAAGAAAATAATATAGACTATATAGTTTCAATAAGTCATGTGATAAAATTATTAAAGGCCATCCTTCTTGATGGTTAGATTTTTAAAAACAAGGATAACTTTTGGACATTAAAAAAGAGAATACCTATGATCATTTTTCACACGTCAGCATTTTTAATATGGCTCATAATAAAATATATATCTTAGGAACAGCACATGTATCAAAAAAAAGTTCACAAGAAACAGCTATTTTAATTGAAAAATTAAAGCCAGACTTTATTGCCGTTGAACTTGATGAGACTCGATACCATGCAGTTCTAGAAACAGATGAAAACGAGAAGTGGCGTAACTTGGATATATATAAAGTAATAAAGCAAGGAAAAGCATTTTTGTTAATAGTACAAATTATTTTGAGTAATTTCCAAAAAAAATTAGCAAAAGAACAAGGTATTAATCCTGGCGAAGAGATGAAAACAGCTATTTTAAAAGCTAAAGAGCATAACATACCATTGATACTTGCAGATAGAAAAGTTGAAATTACTCTAAAGAGAGCCTGGAACTGTGTTCCAATTTTTGAAAAAGTCAAAATAATATCAAGTCTATTTTCTTTCTCAGATATAAAAGTAACACAAGATGAAATTGAAAAACTTAAAGAACAAGACATTCTCTCAAATATGATGGAAGAACTTGCAAAAGAAATTCCTACTGTAAAAAAAATTTTAATTGATGAGAGAGATGAATTTATAGCAAGTAAAATACTAGAAGGTTCAGGAACAATCCTTGCAGTTGTTGGCGCCGGTCACGTAAAAGGAATAACAGAAAACTTAAGAAAAATTAAAGAAAACAAAAAAATTATCAATATTGACGTTCTTAATATCATACCTAAAAATGCTTTTTCGATGAGTAAATTAATATCTTATTTTATAGCAATCTCAATTGTTGTACTGATAGCAAGCTCATTTTACTTTAAAGGATTTGATCTGACATACAAAAATTTAGAGTCCTGGATAATATGTAACTCTTTATTTGCAGGTCTTGCTGCTCTTTTACTAAGAGCTAATATTATAACGATAATAACAGCATCAATTGGTGCCCCAATATTCTCTTTAATCCCATTTATCGGAACAGGCATGGTTGCAGGTCTTGTTGAAGCTTACATAAACAAACCAAAAATAAAAGACTTTGAAAAACTGCAAGAAGACTTGGTTAACATAAAAGGATATTTTAAAAATAAAATTACAAAAATTTTACTAATAGTATTTTTTGTAAACATTGGGTCTGCAATTGGAACAATTGTTGGACTTAAATTCTTGTTAAATATTCTTAGATAAACACCAAAAAGAAAAATAAGAGAATATAGGAGTTATATATGAAACTTGTTCTTTTAGGGCCCCCAGGTTCTGGAAAAGGTACAATTGCCAAGATCCTCTCAAGTAAACTTAACTATTATCATATTTCAACAGGAGATC harbors:
- a CDS encoding peptidylprolyl isomerase, with protein sequence MSSHNESGIVSMANSGPDTNGSQFFITLADNLTYLDFKHSIFGKVISGMDTVRSISQGDKIERIKIYRVGEDANAFKVNSEEFLKLKQSYESKKVNETKKYVASQLEVIDQDYKDF
- a CDS encoding peptidylprolyl isomerase, producing the protein MKKDGIFAFISTNKGNIEIELYYKDAPLTVMNFVGLSEGAIKNFVTNQPYFENIMFHRVVDEVVIQTGDPTGTGTGGGPGYFSPMNLTKD
- a CDS encoding DUF3996 domain-containing protein, which produces MKKNYQKIFILILIFNLHYFAFSKSNNAYSIKCKQEDNGTTCTTNDNFIPKQQPNPIPKQKPNPTPKQQPNPIPKQKPNPIPKQKPNPIPKQQPNPYSSPQLMETKSNPYALAAGIGTGNPLVNILISIPYIDIDFGYGGFLYFKSENFHPYILIGIDLIFKQQIGNSLIVGGGFGIDTDWSQANLTVPGTTQPSPYERIGIATRLPISIEYKILQNLSLGLKICSTVGSTIFLTKPTIVFEGMRFKFFAIGFIRVFM
- a CDS encoding DNA/RNA non-specific endonuclease, whose protein sequence is MKKKIKILFCFYILILLVFLFLYQNPKTLNNIKEIASSYLEKLNEQIYGPKSSIELKEEHLLPKGYLTTQILNKKYYSLGYAESARQAEWTAYHLKREMIELALTLVKENKIKRSKKFFEDKDIKGIAPKLTDYIKSGYDRGHIVSSADMSFSKNAMIDTYFLSNISPQQKEFNSGIWLKLEKLVRKWAILKEKLYIISAGILTENKGFIGKNKILIPKNFYKIILSLNNDNSYDILAFIIPNKKAKDLELRNYVVNVNTIEKKTKIDFFAKLDAGIKKIIKMKKDIHSWKF
- a CDS encoding chemotaxis protein CheB, producing MQIKIYVLIIEASSINRKAISDIINSSSNLEVIATAANSDFALKKLKKHPDVVLLSLETETIKEIAFINKKKNIIDKLPVVILSSCQEIAKNALLKGANDFIIKTNNKLECIKDKMINLLSVYGNKTIKNKIIRNINLEVKTNKSFTDKNEKEKNSNTIKLTDENLIIKKEKIENKHYNKEAIINEKDLKKLKSKKFEIVVIGISTGGPAALKKILPEIPNNFPVPIVIVQHMPKGFTSEFAKNLNNICNLIVKETTNQEILQKGFIYISSGGYHTRINKINGNYKTEVFDAENVNGHKPSIGVLFKSISENVKEKAIALIMTGMGSDGSREIGEIKKAGGLTIAQDEKSSVVFGMPKIAIEENNIDYIVSISHVIKLLKAILLDG
- a CDS encoding TraB/GumN family protein; this translates as MDIKKENTYDHFSHVSIFNMAHNKIYILGTAHVSKKSSQETAILIEKLKPDFIAVELDETRYHAVLETDENEKWRNLDIYKVIKQGKAFLLIVQIILSNFQKKLAKEQGINPGEEMKTAILKAKEHNIPLILADRKVEITLKRAWNCVPIFEKVKIISSLFSFSDIKVTQDEIEKLKEQDILSNMMEELAKEIPTVKKILIDERDEFIASKILEGSGTILAVVGAGHVKGITENLRKIKENKKIINIDVLNIIPKNAFSMSKLISYFIAISIVVLIASSFYFKGFDLTYKNLESWIICNSLFAGLAALLLRANIITIITASIGAPIFSLIPFIGTGMVAGLVEAYINKPKIKDFEKLQEDLVNIKGYFKNKITKILLIVFFVNIGSAIGTIVGLKFLLNILR
- a CDS encoding CheR family methyltransferase; translation: MLNISNELLLKFCNFIYENSGIRFDEKNEIVLKGRINVAMQELENINTPKQLYDLISSDKFQKKYFLDLVTTNLTQFFRNRAHFTTFEKFVIPNLVKIKNQESKNKIVIWSAGCSTGEEPYSLAFVLKSNLPKNFDFTIIASDLSLKSLMKAKEGHYNTKKCEYIPTQYTKYIKPHMDDGYTVIEDIKKHIRFDYHNLSFESGFSNIDVVFCRNVLIYFDEKSKIKVLKEFYASMASKSYLFIGHSESLFGLNLPFKFLRTSWAIIYEKDDTNLPPKKFHFQSRYRL
- a CDS encoding FKBP-type peptidyl-prolyl cis-trans isomerase yields the protein MIKGWNLMLSDVCEEEARVIIIPPNLAYGERSIGGIIKANSFLRFNIILRKIK
- a CDS encoding PTS sugar transporter subunit IIA, with the translated sequence MSKSRPNNEYIKSIAFIANLFESNEFKNILKVLNSPDKIYSYVKNLEENSADNVISVSKPCKIVYVCVFFLWELHIHILLLRSLKLNLRGKGTAFKLRPTGFYWY